A portion of the Betta splendens chromosome 2, fBetSpl5.4, whole genome shotgun sequence genome contains these proteins:
- the LOC114849905 gene encoding trace amine-associated receptor 13c-like, producing the protein MEATAGSSLCFPNLNSSCRRLLRPQSETNLLYTLVAFVSLITVTLNLIVIFSISHFRQLQTPTNNLLLSLAVCDLLVGLLVMPVEGLHHIETCWLLGRLMCAMSPYLFYCLISTSLGHMVLISIVRYLTICDPLQHCSKITMTNVNICIFVCWASSLLYNGLILMEHMGNPDKFSSCHGECVVVVSYIPGTIDLFVSFVAPCTVMVVLYMKVFVVAVTQVRVIQSQSVSTNVEAASTARTSQRKAARTLGILVVVFLMCFCPFFYPTLAGVESPISMYCYSILSWIMLLNSCLNPLIYALFYPWFRKAVKVIFMLRILQAHSRDVTVM; encoded by the coding sequence ATGGAAGCCACTGCCGGCTCCTCGCTCTGCTTCCCTAACCTCAACTCTTCCTGCAGACGCCTGCTGCGACCACAGTCTGAGACCAATCTGCTCTACACCCTGGTTGCCTTCGTCTCTCTGATCACTGTTACTCTCAATTTGATTGtcatcttctccatctcccactttcGGCAGCTCCAGACTCCAACCAACAACCTGTTGCTGTCTCTGGCGGTGTGTGACCTGCTAGTGGGGCTGCTGGTGATGCCTGTTGAAGGCCTGCATCACATAGAAACATGCTGGCTGCTGGGGAGGCTGATGTGTGCTATGAGTCCGTATCTTTTTTACTGTCTCATCTCAACCTCCTTGGGCCACATGGTGCTCATATCCATTGTCCGTTACCTGACTATCTGTGACCCACTGCAACACTGCTCCAAGATCACCATGACTAATGTCAATATCTGTATCTTTGTCTGCTGGGCCTCTTCACTTCTATACAATGGCTTAATTCTAATGGAGCACATGGGGAACCCTGACAAATTCAGCTCCTGCCATGGGGAGTGTGTGGTGGTCGTCAGCTACATCCCGGGAACCATTGACCTCTTTGTGAGCTTTGTTGCACCCTGTACTGTCATGGTGGTGCTGTACATGAAAGTGTTTGTTGTAGCAGTTACGCAGGTTCGTGTCATTCAGTCACAGAGTGTTTCTACTAATGTCGAAGCCGCTTCAACCGCTAGAACATCACAGAGGaaggcagccaggactctggggaTTCTGGTAGTTGTGTTTCTCATGTGTTTCTGCCCATTTTTCTATCCCACTCTTGCAGGTGTGGAGAGTCCTATAAGCATGTACTGCTATTCCATATTATCCTGGATAATGCTGTTAAACTCCTGCCTGAACCCCCTCATATACGCTCTGTtttacccctggtttagaaaagcCGTCAAAGTCATCTTCATGCTCAGAATATTACAGGCTCACTCCAGGGACGTCACGGTCATGTAA